The following proteins come from a genomic window of Micromonospora zamorensis:
- the ftsE gene encoding cell division ATP-binding protein FtsE → MIQLEQVTKTYPKASRPSLDNVSVSIEKGEFVFFIGPSGSGKSTIIKMLLHEVAPNKGRVVVNGKDVTSMRSWKRPHFRRSIGCVFQDFRLLPNRTAYENVAFALEVIGKTKAVARRVVPEVLELVGLGGKEHRYPHELSGGEQQRVAVARAFVNRPLILLADEPTGNLDPDTSIEIMRLLDRINRTGTTVVMVTHDSNIVNQMRRRVVEIESGRIVRDQARGVYG, encoded by the coding sequence GTGATTCAGCTTGAGCAAGTGACGAAGACGTACCCGAAGGCGTCCCGGCCTTCGCTCGACAACGTGTCCGTCTCGATCGAGAAGGGCGAGTTCGTCTTCTTCATCGGTCCATCCGGCTCCGGCAAGTCCACAATCATCAAGATGCTGCTGCACGAGGTGGCCCCCAACAAGGGCCGCGTCGTGGTCAACGGCAAGGACGTCACGTCGATGCGTTCCTGGAAGCGACCCCACTTCCGACGCTCGATCGGCTGTGTCTTCCAGGACTTCCGGCTGCTGCCGAACCGCACCGCGTACGAGAACGTGGCGTTCGCCCTCGAGGTGATCGGCAAGACGAAGGCGGTTGCCCGCCGGGTCGTGCCGGAGGTGCTGGAGCTGGTCGGGCTCGGTGGCAAGGAGCACCGCTACCCGCACGAGCTCTCCGGTGGTGAGCAGCAGCGGGTCGCCGTCGCCCGGGCGTTCGTGAACCGTCCGCTGATCCTGCTGGCGGACGAGCCCACCGGAAACCTGGACCCGGACACCTCGATCGAGATCATGCGTCTGCTGGACCGGATCAACCGCACCGGCACGACCGTCGTGATGGTCACCCACGACTCCAACATCGTGAACCAGATGCGCCGCCGCGTCGTCGAGATCGAGAGCGGTCGCATCGTCCGTGACCAGGCCCGCGGCGTCTACGGGTGA
- the ftsX gene encoding permease-like cell division protein FtsX: MRVKYVLSEVLVGLWRNVTMSIAMIITMAVSLTMLGASGLLYRQVDDMKDLYFKNIQVAIFLNQEVSEPQRTELKGKLEGDPLVKEVIYVDKAQAYERFKTMYQDAPDLVNAVKPDQLPESFRITLNNPEQYRDIYDQYKETDGVDEIVDQSKLLDKIFNILTSIQNIALAAAIVMAIAALLLVANTIQVAAYSKRREVAVMKLVGASNWFIQAPFVLEAVVAGLIGSLLGLVALVAAKYLLFDGSLSALQGLLSPISWGDILFIFPLMAGVGGLVSAATAWITLRFYLRV; encoded by the coding sequence ATGCGCGTGAAATACGTCCTGTCCGAGGTATTGGTCGGACTGTGGCGCAACGTGACCATGTCCATCGCGATGATCATCACGATGGCGGTCTCGCTGACCATGCTCGGCGCCAGCGGTCTGCTGTACCGCCAGGTCGACGACATGAAGGACCTCTACTTCAAGAACATCCAGGTCGCGATCTTCCTGAACCAGGAGGTGAGCGAGCCGCAGCGCACCGAGCTGAAGGGCAAGTTGGAGGGTGACCCCCTGGTCAAGGAGGTCATCTACGTCGACAAGGCCCAGGCGTACGAGCGCTTCAAGACGATGTACCAGGACGCGCCGGACCTGGTGAACGCGGTCAAGCCGGACCAGCTGCCCGAGTCCTTCCGGATCACGCTGAACAACCCGGAGCAGTACCGCGACATCTACGACCAGTACAAGGAGACCGACGGCGTCGACGAGATCGTCGACCAGAGCAAACTCCTCGACAAGATCTTCAACATCCTCACCTCGATCCAGAACATCGCGCTGGCCGCCGCCATCGTGATGGCGATCGCCGCCCTGCTGCTGGTCGCGAACACCATTCAGGTGGCGGCGTACAGCAAGCGACGTGAGGTCGCGGTCATGAAGCTTGTCGGTGCGTCCAACTGGTTCATCCAGGCGCCGTTCGTGCTGGAGGCGGTGGTGGCCGGCCTGATCGGCTCGCTGCTAGGTCTGGTCGCCCTGGTCGCGGCGAAGTATCTGCTCTTCGACGGGTCGTTGAGCGCGTTGCAGGGTCTGCTCTCGCCGATCAGCTGGGGCGACATCCTGTTCATCTTCCCGCTGATGGCCGGCGTCGGTGGTCTGGTCAGCGCGGCCACCGCCTGGATCACCCTGCGCTTCTACCTGCGGGTCTAG
- the smpB gene encoding SsrA-binding protein SmpB, with protein sequence MPREKGRKVVASNKKARHDYAILDTYEAGMALTGTEVKSLRAGRASLVDAFAQERDNELFLHSMHIPEYTQGTWTNHEPRRTRKLLLNRGELDKLLGKTREGGLTIVPLQVYFSDGWAKVEIALAKGKKSYDKRQDLAKRDADREIARVSGRRGKGMDD encoded by the coding sequence ATGCCACGGGAAAAGGGGCGCAAGGTGGTCGCCTCCAACAAGAAGGCGCGCCACGACTACGCGATCCTCGACACGTACGAGGCGGGCATGGCGCTGACCGGCACCGAGGTCAAGTCGCTGCGGGCCGGGCGCGCGTCGCTGGTCGACGCGTTCGCACAGGAGCGCGACAACGAGTTGTTCCTGCACTCCATGCACATCCCGGAATACACCCAGGGCACGTGGACCAACCACGAGCCCCGGCGTACGCGCAAGCTGCTGCTCAACCGGGGCGAGCTCGACAAGCTTCTCGGCAAGACCCGCGAAGGCGGTCTGACGATCGTCCCGTTGCAGGTCTACTTCTCCGACGGCTGGGCCAAGGTCGAGATTGCGCTGGCCAAGGGCAAGAAGTCGTACGACAAGCGTCAGGACCTCGCCAAGCGGGACGCGGACCGGGAGATCGCCCGGGTGTCCGGCCGGCGGGGTAAAGGGATGGACGACTGA
- the mdlC gene encoding benzoylformate decarboxylase yields MATVRDATYDVLRTLGMTTVFGNPGSTEEPFLRDFPADFHYVHALHEATAVAMADGYAQATGQPAHVNLHTAPGTGNGMGNLVTAWHNKTPLIVSAGQQTREMLLLEPRLANRRPTELPQPYVKWAYEPARAQDIPAAVLRAYATAVQPPAGPVFLSLPMDDWAQTADPPPAPRSVATRFAPDPERLDEFARILAGSHNPVLVYGPGVDRSGSWSTAVALAERLAAPVWSAPATERAVFPEDHPHFRGVLPYAIGPLAEALRGHDTVLVVGAPVFRYYPYVPGGHLPDGARLLHVTDDPDEAARAPVGDSLLGDPGLTLAALVERVPTADRQPPPRRDAPAPPEVTAPLSADALFAALAAHWPADGVLVQESPSNLSALRRQLKIRRPASYFTMASGGLGYGLPAAIGVALAERDTGRGRPVVAVIGDGSFHYSVQALWTAARLALPVVVVVPVNQQYAILKAFAELKDTPGVPGLDLPGLDIIAIAAGYGCATEVVETPDHLGTALAAGLRADRPTVLAVPISTDVPSIL; encoded by the coding sequence ATGGCAACGGTCCGGGACGCGACGTACGACGTGCTCCGCACCCTCGGCATGACCACGGTCTTCGGCAACCCCGGCTCCACCGAGGAGCCCTTCCTGCGGGACTTCCCCGCCGACTTCCACTACGTCCACGCGCTGCACGAGGCGACAGCGGTGGCGATGGCTGACGGGTACGCCCAGGCGACCGGGCAACCCGCCCACGTCAACCTGCACACCGCACCGGGCACCGGCAACGGCATGGGCAACCTGGTCACCGCTTGGCACAACAAGACCCCGCTGATCGTCAGCGCCGGCCAGCAGACCCGGGAGATGCTGCTTCTCGAACCCCGCCTGGCCAACCGTCGACCCACCGAGCTTCCCCAGCCGTACGTCAAGTGGGCCTACGAGCCCGCCAGGGCGCAGGACATCCCCGCGGCGGTGCTGCGGGCGTACGCGACGGCGGTGCAGCCACCCGCCGGGCCGGTCTTCCTCTCGCTGCCGATGGACGACTGGGCCCAGACCGCCGACCCGCCGCCCGCCCCGCGCTCGGTGGCCACCCGGTTCGCGCCGGACCCCGAGCGGTTGGACGAGTTCGCCCGGATCCTCGCCGGCAGCCACAACCCGGTGCTCGTGTACGGGCCGGGGGTGGACCGCTCCGGGAGTTGGTCGACGGCGGTCGCGTTGGCCGAGCGGCTGGCCGCACCGGTCTGGTCGGCCCCGGCCACCGAGCGGGCCGTGTTCCCCGAGGACCACCCCCACTTTCGCGGGGTGCTTCCGTACGCGATCGGTCCGCTGGCCGAGGCACTGCGCGGGCACGACACGGTGCTGGTCGTCGGTGCCCCGGTGTTCCGCTACTACCCGTACGTGCCGGGCGGACACCTGCCCGACGGCGCCCGGCTGCTGCACGTCACCGACGACCCCGACGAAGCCGCCCGTGCCCCGGTCGGGGACAGCCTGCTCGGGGACCCGGGGCTGACCCTGGCCGCGCTGGTCGAACGGGTGCCGACGGCCGACCGGCAGCCGCCGCCACGGCGGGACGCGCCGGCACCGCCCGAGGTCACCGCTCCCCTGAGCGCCGACGCCCTGTTCGCGGCGCTGGCCGCGCACTGGCCGGCGGACGGCGTGCTGGTCCAGGAGTCACCATCCAATCTGTCCGCGCTGCGCCGTCAGCTCAAGATCAGACGCCCGGCGTCGTACTTCACGATGGCCAGCGGGGGCCTCGGCTACGGCCTGCCCGCCGCGATCGGGGTGGCACTCGCCGAGCGGGACACCGGGCGCGGGCGACCCGTGGTGGCGGTGATCGGCGACGGCTCGTTCCACTACTCGGTGCAGGCTCTGTGGACGGCCGCGCGCCTCGCCCTGCCGGTGGTGGTCGTCGTCCCGGTCAACCAGCAGTACGCGATCCTCAAGGCGTTCGCCGAGCTGAAGGACACTCCCGGGGTGCCCGGCCTGGACCTGCCGGGTTTGGACATCATCGCGATCGCGGCCGGCTACGGCTGCGCCACCGAGGTGGTGGAGACCCCCGACCATCTCGGCACGGCACTCGCCGCCGGGCTGCGCGCGGACCGACCCACGGTGCTGGCCGTGCCGATCAGCACCGACGTGCCCAGCATCCTCTGA
- a CDS encoding YqgE/AlgH family protein produces MQGEGQAIGGRAMESMTGRLLVATPALKDPNFDRTVVLLVAHEPGGALGVVLNRATEVPVAEVLGDWSDLARHPAVLFEGGPVQPDSAICLARMRHPMRRLKGFHQVSGAVGTIDLSVDPERLRESIGGIRVFAGYSGWGSGQLEQEIADGSWFLLDALPGDAFVDRPDDLWPMVLRRQGGMMAAVAHFPPDVALN; encoded by the coding sequence ATGCAGGGAGAGGGCCAGGCGATCGGCGGACGAGCCATGGAGTCGATGACCGGGCGGCTGCTGGTCGCGACTCCGGCGCTCAAGGACCCGAACTTCGACCGTACGGTGGTGCTGCTGGTCGCCCACGAGCCGGGCGGTGCGCTCGGCGTGGTGTTGAACCGCGCCACCGAGGTGCCGGTGGCCGAGGTGCTCGGCGACTGGAGTGATTTGGCCCGGCACCCGGCGGTGCTCTTCGAGGGCGGCCCGGTGCAGCCCGACTCGGCCATCTGTCTGGCCCGCATGCGGCACCCGATGCGCCGGCTGAAGGGCTTCCACCAGGTCTCCGGGGCGGTCGGCACGATCGACCTCTCGGTCGACCCGGAGCGGCTGCGGGAGAGCATCGGCGGCATCCGCGTCTTCGCCGGCTATTCCGGCTGGGGCAGCGGCCAGCTGGAGCAGGAGATCGCCGACGGGTCGTGGTTTCTGCTGGACGCGTTGCCCGGTGACGCCTTCGTCGACCGGCCCGACGACCTGTGGCCGATGGTGCTGCGCCGGCAGGGCGGGATGATGGCCGCGGTCGCACACTTCCCGCCGGACGTGGCGCTCAACTGA
- a CDS encoding YciI family protein, which produces MFIVELSFGEEPDRLAARPAHRERLQALRQEGRLVMAGPFPDDSGAVLIFDVPNAEALAATLAEDAYYRTPGVTIISQREWSPIVR; this is translated from the coding sequence GTGTTCATCGTGGAGCTGTCCTTCGGCGAGGAACCCGACCGGCTCGCGGCCCGGCCGGCGCACCGGGAGCGTCTCCAGGCTCTGCGCCAGGAGGGCCGGTTGGTCATGGCCGGGCCGTTCCCCGACGACTCCGGCGCGGTCTTGATCTTCGACGTCCCGAACGCCGAGGCGCTCGCCGCGACCCTCGCCGAGGACGCTTATTACCGCACGCCCGGTGTGACGATCATCAGCCAGCGGGAGTGGTCACCGATCGTGCGCTAG
- a CDS encoding 50S ribosomal protein L36: MKVRSSLRALKQKPGSVVVRRRGRVVVVNRANPQWKSRQG; the protein is encoded by the coding sequence ATGAAGGTACGTAGCTCGTTGCGTGCACTGAAGCAGAAGCCGGGTTCGGTGGTGGTCCGCCGTCGCGGCCGGGTGGTCGTGGTGAACCGCGCCAACCCGCAGTGGAAGAGCCGCCAGGGCTGA
- a CDS encoding lytic polysaccharide monooxygenase auxiliary activity family 9 protein: MPVRRLFAMVLVVAATVPLAATPAAAHGAPTNPVSRAAACGPEGRYAATSACRAAVQAGAAVREWDNVRVAAINGRDRERIPDGELCSGGLSAYRGLDLPRTDWPSTELTTGAKFTFTYRTTIEHRGTFRLYVTKPDYDPRAPLTWADLEARPFLTMKDPPVRAGAYQLAGRLPAGRDGRHLIYTIWQNSSTPDTYYSCSDVVFRGARATSSKAVATKSAAAAPRTAASRPVASESAVAAAADPGVPVASVTNLGSRWPVLAGAAVVLVLLLLLIGASRRRRGAAAPVGRQCEVRNHRAGRRRIW, translated from the coding sequence ATGCCCGTACGCCGGCTCTTCGCCATGGTGCTGGTCGTTGCCGCGACAGTGCCGCTGGCAGCCACGCCCGCCGCCGCGCACGGCGCCCCGACCAACCCGGTCAGTCGGGCGGCTGCCTGCGGGCCCGAGGGCCGGTACGCGGCCACCAGCGCCTGCCGGGCGGCGGTCCAGGCGGGTGCGGCGGTACGCGAATGGGACAACGTGCGCGTCGCGGCGATCAACGGTCGGGACCGGGAACGGATCCCGGACGGTGAGTTGTGCAGCGGTGGGCTGTCCGCGTACCGAGGGCTGGATCTGCCCCGGACCGACTGGCCGAGCACCGAGTTGACCACCGGCGCGAAGTTCACCTTCACGTACCGGACCACGATCGAGCACCGGGGCACCTTCCGGCTCTACGTCACCAAGCCCGATTACGACCCGCGTGCACCGTTGACCTGGGCGGATCTGGAAGCGCGCCCGTTTCTGACGATGAAGGACCCGCCGGTGCGGGCCGGGGCGTACCAGTTGGCGGGTCGGCTGCCGGCGGGCCGCGACGGTCGGCACCTGATCTACACGATCTGGCAGAACTCCAGCACCCCGGACACCTACTACTCCTGCTCCGACGTGGTGTTCCGTGGTGCCAGGGCCACCTCGTCGAAGGCCGTCGCGACGAAGAGCGCGGCGGCTGCTCCGCGTACCGCTGCGAGTCGGCCCGTCGCCTCCGAGTCGGCGGTGGCGGCGGCGGCCGACCCGGGCGTGCCGGTGGCGTCGGTGACCAACCTCGGCAGCCGGTGGCCCGTGCTGGCCGGCGCCGCCGTCGTGCTGGTCCTGCTGCTGTTGCTGATCGGCGCGAGCCGGCGACGTCGCGGCGCCGCCGCACCCGTGGGCCGGCAGTGCGAGGTACGCAACCACCGGGCCGGGCGGCGCCGGATCTGGTGA